A stretch of Blautia liquoris DNA encodes these proteins:
- the srtB gene encoding class B sortase, with protein MDDTLPEIDLKSLQKENPDTKGWIYYPVLGINYPIMQDKDNTFYIKHTFSGDKNAAGSVFLDCYGNPDFMDDNTYIFGHNMKNGSMFGRIKEIRKEDTVKDNPYFWIYTEEEWKKYQIFSYHDANADKKDIAFQIEFENKQAFQKFIKDVTIQSEEKLDVEVKDTDKIVSLSTCTSNSSLRLVVHGVLVK; from the coding sequence TTGGATGATACGCTTCCAGAAATTGACTTAAAAAGTCTTCAAAAGGAAAATCCGGATACAAAGGGATGGATCTATTATCCGGTTTTGGGAATTAATTATCCCATTATGCAGGATAAGGATAATACATTTTACATAAAACACACTTTTTCTGGCGACAAGAATGCAGCCGGTAGTGTCTTTTTGGACTGTTACGGAAATCCGGATTTTATGGATGATAATACTTACATATTTGGGCATAACATGAAAAATGGTTCCATGTTTGGCAGAATCAAAGAAATCCGCAAGGAAGATACAGTAAAGGATAATCCGTACTTTTGGATCTATACAGAAGAGGAATGGAAGAAATACCAGATTTTTTCTTATCACGATGCCAATGCTGATAAGAAAGATATTGCGTTTCAAATTGAATTTGAAAATAAACAGGCATTTCAAAAATTCATAAAAGATGTTACAATACAATCAGAAGAAAAGCTTGATGTCGAAGTAAAGGACACAGACAAAATTGTCTCCTTGTCAACCTGTACCAGCAATTCATCTTTGCGCCTTGTTGTGCATGGAGTGCTGGTAAAATGA
- a CDS encoding TIM barrel protein: protein MIITTNFNNTLDDMKRYHGKEDIRRFCRDNHLDGLEYMRFPYYPEDQIPMDMVQGIHLSSFECWMDLWLGNQKALLDEFGSMKTVEQVYGGTTPETLIRHFQKELDFAETLGVKYVVFHVSEVKVRESFTRRFCYTDHEVISAASDLINEILRNREYTFDFLMENLWWAGLTLTKPEITEELLTNIRYDKTGIMLDTGHLLHTNLDLRAQSEGVDYILQVLDQYQNIIDKIWGIHLQQSLTGDVARLLQKQINRGDIMLKKDYWERYAQVYPYVFSLDQHKPFTDDKVISMVEKINPKYLTFEFITKSRAEHEQYLREQWAAFCRFQG from the coding sequence ATGATTATAACAACAAACTTTAATAACACGCTCGATGATATGAAGCGCTATCACGGGAAAGAAGACATCCGCAGATTCTGCAGGGACAACCATCTTGACGGTCTGGAATATATGAGATTTCCGTATTATCCGGAGGATCAGATTCCGATGGATATGGTGCAGGGAATTCATCTGTCTTCGTTTGAGTGTTGGATGGATCTATGGCTTGGCAATCAAAAAGCCCTGCTGGATGAATTCGGTAGTATGAAGACAGTGGAACAGGTTTACGGAGGGACAACGCCGGAAACTCTGATTAGACACTTTCAAAAAGAACTTGACTTTGCCGAGACGTTGGGTGTAAAGTATGTGGTGTTTCATGTGAGTGAAGTGAAGGTCAGAGAATCCTTTACCCGGAGGTTTTGTTATACAGATCATGAAGTGATAAGTGCGGCCTCAGATCTCATCAATGAAATTTTACGGAACAGAGAGTATACCTTTGATTTTCTGATGGAGAATCTCTGGTGGGCGGGGCTTACCCTTACCAAGCCGGAAATCACAGAAGAATTACTCACGAATATACGTTATGATAAGACAGGAATCATGCTGGACACCGGTCATCTGCTGCACACCAACCTGGATCTAAGGGCACAGTCCGAGGGTGTGGATTATATCCTTCAGGTGCTGGATCAGTATCAGAATATCATAGATAAGATCTGGGGCATTCATCTGCAGCAGTCTCTGACAGGAGATGTGGCGCGTTTACTTCAAAAACAGATCAATCGCGGTGATATTATGCTGAAAAAGGATTACTGGGAGCGCTATGCTCAGGTGTATCCCTATGTTTTTAGTCTGGATCAGCATAAACCTTTTACAGATGACAAAGTGATAAGCATGGTTGAAAAGATCAATCCGAAATACCTTACCTTTGAGTTTATCACAAAAAGCCGTGCGGAACATGAGCAATATCTGCGGGAACAGTGGGCGGCATTTTGCCGGTTTCAAGGATGA